The DNA segment GCTTTGGTGGCCTCAGAGATAACACGTGGATAAGCCTGTTCCAATTCTTCGCGTGAGTTACAGCGACGAATGCCACGACCACCACCACCGGACGTTGCTTTCAGCATCACCGGATAACCGATACGGTCTGCTTCACGGATCGCTTCTGCTAAATCAGTTAAATTGCCTTCCGTACCGGGTGTGCATGGCACACCGGCAGCAATCATACTGCGTCGAGCTTCGGTTTTGTCGCCCATACGGCGGATAACTTCGGCGCTCGGGCCGATGAATTTGATGCCGTGTTGTTCGCAAAGCTCGGCGAAATGAGCATTTTCAGACAGGAAACCATAACCAGGATGCAAAGCATCACAGCCAGTTTCCACTGCCATGCTGACCAAACGCTGTGGGCTCAGATAACCCGCCAGTGGATCTTGTCCCAGGTTATATGATTCATCTGCACGTTTCACATGCAGTGCGTGGCGATCGGCGTCAGAATAGACAGCCACCGAGCGGATCCCCATTTCAGCACAGGCCCGCACGATTCGTACGGCGATTTCACCCCGGTTGGCAATCAGAATTTTCTTTATCACGAAAAACAGCCTCCTTGTTTGTTCACAGGTGAACACTCCCTAAACACCATTAACCCTACGTCGGAAATAGAATTAATTAAAATTAATCTTTATTTTGTTTACTATAAAGAAAAACTTATACTCCATGAGGGAACATGCGAAATTCACTGATGCGTATAACCTTACGTCAATTACAGGTGTTTCGAGCCGTGTGCGAACACCTCTCTTATAGTCGTGCTGCCGAGGCGATGGCTCTTACTCAACCGGCGGTGAGTTTGCAGATGCGGCAGCTGGAAGAGTTGATCGATCATCCGCTGTTTGAATATGTTGGCAAGAGGTTGTATCTCACTCAGGCGGCGGAAGGTCTGCTGCAGGCATCGACAGATGTGTTTCAACGCTTAGATGAGCTGGATATGGAGTTATCGGAACTCCGTGGCTCACTAAAAGGGCAGCTTCGTGTGTCAGTCGAATCGAGTGCGAAATATCTGTCGCCGCATTTACTGGCAGCGTTTCAGCGCCGGCACCCTGAAGTGAGCCCTTTGTTAAGGGTAGTGAACCGAGCTCAAATCATCAAACGTCTGACCGAAAATAGAGATGACTTGGTGATCATGTCGTTGGTGCCTGAAGATATGGCGTTGGAATTTATGCCGTTTCTGAATAACCCGATAGTTGCTGTGGCACCGGCCGCGCATCCGGCATGTCAGATAGAGCATCTGACATTAAAAGATTTACAGGAATGGCCGTTGCTTATTCGTGAGCCGGGGTCTGGAACGCGTAAAGCATGCGAAGAGTTTTTTCAGCAAAAGCGGGTACATTTTTCTAAAACACTTGAACTGAATTCTCAAGAGGCACAACGTGAGGGTGTGGTCGCGGGGTTAGGTTTAGCTTTTCTGCCTCGGCATGCGGTGCATCTTGAGCTGAAAGCCGGTGTATTACGCGAGTTACCGGTCAAAGAGTTACCCTTGTATCGCAGCTGGTGTTTGGTGCATGCCCGCGGTAAACGTTTGTCGCCGGTTGCGCAGGCATTTGTTGATTTTATTCGGGAAGAGCGCGCAGTCATTAGCGCTATTGCGAAGCGATTTGATGTAACGATATCGAGTGAGCGATAAACCAAAAATAAAAGAGGGGTAATCGTTGTTGTTATGATTACTCCTCACTACCCATTTAAATCGCCAGTTTGTCTTTCAAACAAATAGTCTTGAGCATGGCGAATTGTTGCTCATGTTCTTTTTTGACGTCATCGAAGCGGCGAAGAATTTCTATTGTTGCAGGAGATAGCGTGGCTTGCTGTTCTGCGGTTAATGACTTTGTGTAATGCAACGCTACCGCATCATCTTGCGGTTTCGGTGTGCCAGTGGCGATGAGATAAAACACTTTATGCCGGTTGGAATAAGATTCGTGATCGAATAAATAGATAGCAGCATGCGCCTGTAAGGTTGTCTCTTCTCTTAATTCGCGGATGGCGGCTTCCAGCCTGGATTCGCCGCGGTTTGCTTGTCCACCGGGTAATAATAAAAGGCCGCCGCTTGTTTCTGCCAGCAAAATGCCATTATCACATTCAACAATACAGGTCGCGCGGCGTGGTTTGAAACGTGTATTCATGGTCATTCCCTGAAAGTAGTCAATGTTACTGCTGCGATTCGTTCCTTGCGTTAATCATAGTTTTTACCACAAAAAATGGTATTAATTCTTTCTAATGCAGTGCATTAAAAGTCTTGTTTTCTCTCTGAAATCTAATCTGGTCTACGCTTAGATTAATATGCTTAAACCACTTGCTGTCTACCTGCAATGCCCTGTGGTTTGGGTATAAAACATCGGGCGAGTTAAGTCGTATCACCCTCAGGCCAAACACGCATATTGGGCTAACTATGTTTATTGCCAATCTTTCCGTTACTGAGGCTCTCGATAGTCTTAAAACGACAGAGCAAGGGCTGACTCATGCGGAGGCGCAACGGCGATTGCGCGAATTTGGTTATAACCGGTTGGAAGTGGTTAAGCAAAAGTCGATTTTGCTGCGTTTTTTCAGCGAATTTACGCACTTCTTTGCAATTATTTTATGGATCGCTGCCGGGCTGGCTTTTTTTGCGGAAACCCGAGCGTCCAATGAAGGGATGTTAACCTTGGGCATCGCCATCCTTGGCGTTATTCTCATCAACGGTATCTTTTCATTTTGGCAAGAGTATCGCGCAGAACGTGCTATTTCAGCGTTAACCAAATTATTGCCGCAACAAGCACTGGTGCTTCGCGATGGTCAATTACAACCAATATTGGCTGAAATGCTGGTGCCAGGAGACTGCATCGTTTTAGAGGAAGGCGATAATGTGCCAGCCGATTGTCGGTTGATTTATGCCGCCGGTGTGCGGGTTAATATCTCGACGGTGACTGGTGAATCATTACCCATGGCGCGCGCAGCTGAAACGGTGGCAGATAATTCGGCATTAAATGCCAAAAATTTACTGTTGGCTGGAACTTCGGTGGTGTCGGGGCAGTGTCGGGCGGTTATCTTTGCAACCGGGCGGCATACTGAATTTGGCCAGATAGCCCATCTGACGCAAACAGAGCAAGGTAGCATCTCTCATTTACAGTTGGAAATTGCCCGACTGTCAAAGCTGGTGGCTGGATTTGCGGCAACATTAGGCATCATATTCTTTGGTATTGGCTCTCTTTTAGGTTTGCCTTTTTGGGATAACCTGATGTTTGCGATTGGAATTATTGTGGCGAATGTACCGGAAGGGTTATTGCCTACTGTGACACTGAGTCTGGCGATGGCCACACAACGCATGGCAAAACGACATGCGCTGGTGCGTCATTTAACAGCGGTGGAAACGCTGGGTTCCACCACGGTGATTTGTTCCGATAAAACCGGCACATTAACGCAAAACAAAATGACCGCCCGCAGAATTTATCGGCACAACCGGTTAAATGAAATTGGTGATCACGCAGCATATGCGAGTGACATTCGACTGATACAAAATGCGCAATATTGCCATAATCTGAAGAAGAGTTTTCACGAAAATCAGCCTATTTGGTTAGGTGATCCGATGGAGATTGCACTCGCCGATTTTGGAAAGCAGAGCCATGATTTTGGTGATATTCCAATCAGCTCTGAGATCGTGTTTGATAGTGATCGCAAGCGGATGTCGGTGGTGATCGAGCATGCCGGAGAACGTTGGTTATATTGCAAAGGGGCGCCCGAGACAGTATTACCGATGTGTAAGCATGTGATAAGTCAGACAGAAAGCACAGATCAATTGATGCCAATTGATCATGCGGTGCAGCGGCAGATCACGGCAGCACAAAACACCATGGCGAACGATGGTTTGCGGGTGTTGGCTTTTGCTTACCGTCGCTTAGACGCAGAGCAGCTTCCTGAAGAGCATGATCTGATTTTTTCTGCACTGATTGGCTTACACGATCCACCTCGGCCTGAGGTTAAAGAGGCAATGGCGCGTTGTCATTCGGCCGGGATCAAAGTCATCATGGTCACCGGTGATCACCCACATACTGCGGTAGCCATTGCACGTGAAATTGGTTTGGTAACATCGGCTAATCCGGTGGTTTTAGAGGGCCAGGTGTTACGTAAAATGAGCGCTGCGCATTTGCATCTGGTTCTCGATAGCCCGGAGATCATTTTTGCCCGAGTGACGGCCGAGCAGAAAATGCATGTTGTGAAAGCGCTGAAACGTAAGAATGAAATTGTTGCGGTAACCGGTGATGGTGTGAACGATGCGCCGGCACTAAAAATTGCTGATATCGGCATCGCGATGGGCGTATCTGGTACTGATGTCGCGAAAGAGGCGTCCGATATTATTTTGCTCGATGATAATTTTGCCAGCATCGTCAATGCGATCGAAGAAGGGCGTACTGTCTTTGAAAATATCCGCAAATTTCTGACATATATTCTGACATCCAACATTCCTGAATTGCTGCCTTATATTGCCTTCGTTATCTTCAAGATCCCATTACCGTTGACCATTATTCAAATTCTGGCTGTCGATTTGGGCACGGATATGTTGCCGGCATTAGCGCTCGGTGCAGAATCTTCCGATAAAAATTTGATGCAGCAGCCACCTCGTCCGGCGAAAGAACGGTTGTTGTCTTGGCCGTTAATAATTCGCGCATATTTATGGTTAGGGATGTTAGAAGCGTTGGCGTCATTGACCGTTTTCTTTTTCGTATTGCAGCAATCGGGCTGGGAATATGGCGCTCTATTGAGTAAAACCGATCTGGTTTACCAGCAAGCCACTACAGCATGTCTGGCTGCCATTGTCATGGCGCAGATCATGAACGTGTTTGTTTGCCGGCATCCGCGCATGTCGGTATTTCAACTTAACATCAGCGGCAACCCATTACTGTGGTTAGGGATTTTCGTTGAAATTATTCTGATCTTGCTGGTGGTATACACCCCGTGGGGGAATGCGTTATTTGGCACGCAACCACTGGGGTTATCGGTCTGGGGTTTGATGATTGTTTTAGCACTGTGTTTGGGCGGAATGGAAGAATTACGCAAGGCAATAATGCGCAGAATGTCCGTTTCCTGATTATTTACTTTGCTGAAAATGGTAAAAGTGCAAATTAACAGTCAAGAAGTACATTTTTTTTCAAAATAGTAGTCGAAATAAGCTGAAATCATTG comes from the uncultured Tolumonas sp. genome and includes:
- a CDS encoding LysR substrate-binding domain-containing protein, coding for MRNSLMRITLRQLQVFRAVCEHLSYSRAAEAMALTQPAVSLQMRQLEELIDHPLFEYVGKRLYLTQAAEGLLQASTDVFQRLDELDMELSELRGSLKGQLRVSVESSAKYLSPHLLAAFQRRHPEVSPLLRVVNRAQIIKRLTENRDDLVIMSLVPEDMALEFMPFLNNPIVAVAPAAHPACQIEHLTLKDLQEWPLLIREPGSGTRKACEEFFQQKRVHFSKTLELNSQEAQREGVVAGLGLAFLPRHAVHLELKAGVLRELPVKELPLYRSWCLVHARGKRLSPVAQAFVDFIREERAVISAIAKRFDVTISSER
- a CDS encoding NUDIX domain-containing protein; protein product: MNTRFKPRRATCIVECDNGILLAETSGGLLLLPGGQANRGESRLEAAIRELREETTLQAHAAIYLFDHESYSNRHKVFYLIATGTPKPQDDAVALHYTKSLTAEQQATLSPATIEILRRFDDVKKEHEQQFAMLKTICLKDKLAI
- a CDS encoding cation-transporting P-type ATPase, translated to MFIANLSVTEALDSLKTTEQGLTHAEAQRRLREFGYNRLEVVKQKSILLRFFSEFTHFFAIILWIAAGLAFFAETRASNEGMLTLGIAILGVILINGIFSFWQEYRAERAISALTKLLPQQALVLRDGQLQPILAEMLVPGDCIVLEEGDNVPADCRLIYAAGVRVNISTVTGESLPMARAAETVADNSALNAKNLLLAGTSVVSGQCRAVIFATGRHTEFGQIAHLTQTEQGSISHLQLEIARLSKLVAGFAATLGIIFFGIGSLLGLPFWDNLMFAIGIIVANVPEGLLPTVTLSLAMATQRMAKRHALVRHLTAVETLGSTTVICSDKTGTLTQNKMTARRIYRHNRLNEIGDHAAYASDIRLIQNAQYCHNLKKSFHENQPIWLGDPMEIALADFGKQSHDFGDIPISSEIVFDSDRKRMSVVIEHAGERWLYCKGAPETVLPMCKHVISQTESTDQLMPIDHAVQRQITAAQNTMANDGLRVLAFAYRRLDAEQLPEEHDLIFSALIGLHDPPRPEVKEAMARCHSAGIKVIMVTGDHPHTAVAIAREIGLVTSANPVVLEGQVLRKMSAAHLHLVLDSPEIIFARVTAEQKMHVVKALKRKNEIVAVTGDGVNDAPALKIADIGIAMGVSGTDVAKEASDIILLDDNFASIVNAIEEGRTVFENIRKFLTYILTSNIPELLPYIAFVIFKIPLPLTIIQILAVDLGTDMLPALALGAESSDKNLMQQPPRPAKERLLSWPLIIRAYLWLGMLEALASLTVFFFVLQQSGWEYGALLSKTDLVYQQATTACLAAIVMAQIMNVFVCRHPRMSVFQLNISGNPLLWLGIFVEIILILLVVYTPWGNALFGTQPLGLSVWGLMIVLALCLGGMEELRKAIMRRMSVS